A region of Terriglobales bacterium DNA encodes the following proteins:
- a CDS encoding ParA family protein produces MGRVIAVANQKGGVGKTTTAVNLAASLAAAEVAVLLVDCDPQSNSSSSLGFGRDPERHSTYHVLMDAVSAEAALQPTALEGLSLLPSSKDLTGANLELVGGERREFRLRDALQPLRPRFHFLLLDCPPALDLLTLNALVAADSVLVPMQAEYFALEGVSALLDTIERVRESFNPGLTLEGVVLTMFDERTHLAQQVTAELKSFFGEKLCATAIPRNIRLAEAPSHGQPALSYDPQSRGAEAYIRLAKEIMAHTLPPAAPAEELVKAMAEEGKR; encoded by the coding sequence ATGGGACGCGTCATCGCGGTAGCCAATCAGAAGGGCGGGGTGGGCAAGACCACCACCGCCGTCAACCTGGCGGCCTCGCTGGCCGCCGCCGAGGTGGCCGTGCTCCTGGTGGACTGCGACCCTCAGTCCAACTCCTCCAGCAGCCTGGGCTTCGGGCGCGATCCCGAGCGCCACTCCACCTACCACGTGCTCATGGACGCGGTCTCCGCCGAGGCCGCGCTGCAGCCTACCGCGCTCGAAGGCCTCTCCCTCCTGCCCTCCAGCAAGGACCTCACCGGCGCCAACCTGGAGCTGGTGGGGGGCGAGCGCCGCGAGTTCCGCCTGCGCGACGCCCTCCAGCCCCTGCGCCCGCGCTTCCACTTCCTCCTGCTCGACTGCCCGCCGGCGCTCGACCTGCTCACCCTGAACGCCCTGGTCGCCGCCGACTCCGTGCTCGTCCCCATGCAGGCGGAGTACTTCGCACTGGAGGGGGTGAGCGCGCTGCTCGACACCATCGAGCGGGTGCGCGAGAGCTTCAACCCCGGGCTCACCCTGGAAGGCGTGGTGCTGACCATGTTCGACGAGCGCACCCACCTGGCGCAGCAGGTGACGGCCGAGCTCAAGAGCTTCTTCGGGGAGAAGCTGTGCGCGACCGCCATCCCGCGCAACATCCGCCTGGCGGAGGCCCCCAGCCACGGCCAGCCGGCACTGAGCTATGACCCGCAATCCCGGGGCGCCGAGGCCTACATCCGCCTGGCCAAGGAGATCATGGCGCACACGCTGCCGCCCGCCGCGCCGGCGGAGGAGCTGGTGAAGGCGATGGCGGAGGAAGGGAAGCGATGA
- a CDS encoding ParB/RepB/Spo0J family partition protein, translating to MTTTTHDKRKALGRGLETLLPTARPASTAGEGAREIPLELIDRNPYQTRGRIEEQALEELAASIRASGVVQPIVVRAVAGGRYQLIAGQRRWLASQRAGKTTIPAVVRAVSNEQALEMTIIENLQREDLNPMEQARAFERLSREFSLTQEQMAAKTGKERSSIANFLRLLKLPPMVQMELESGALSFGHAKVLMTLERAEIVSEVARRVIEGALSVRQTEDLCFNLNHPIERAKAREREVDANVRAAERELAAALGVRVVIRDKNGKGKITLHYGSLEDFDRILEALAPKKRRE from the coding sequence ATGACCACGACGACTCATGACAAGCGCAAGGCACTGGGCCGCGGCCTGGAGACGCTGCTGCCCACGGCGCGTCCGGCCAGCACCGCGGGCGAGGGCGCGCGCGAGATCCCGCTGGAGCTGATCGACCGCAACCCCTACCAGACGCGCGGGCGCATCGAGGAGCAGGCGCTGGAGGAATTGGCCGCTTCCATCCGCGCCAGCGGGGTGGTGCAGCCCATCGTGGTGCGGGCGGTGGCGGGCGGACGCTACCAGCTCATCGCCGGGCAGCGGCGCTGGCTGGCCTCGCAGCGGGCAGGGAAGACCACCATCCCGGCGGTGGTGCGCGCGGTCTCGAACGAGCAGGCCCTCGAGATGACCATCATCGAGAACCTGCAGCGCGAGGACCTGAACCCCATGGAGCAGGCGCGCGCCTTCGAGCGCCTCTCCCGCGAGTTCAGCCTCACCCAGGAGCAGATGGCGGCCAAGACGGGCAAGGAGCGCTCCTCCATCGCCAACTTCCTGCGCCTGCTGAAGCTGCCGCCCATGGTGCAGATGGAGCTGGAAAGCGGGGCGCTCAGCTTCGGGCACGCCAAGGTGCTGATGACCCTGGAGCGGGCGGAGATCGTCAGCGAGGTGGCGCGGCGGGTGATCGAGGGGGCGCTCTCGGTGCGTCAGACCGAGGACCTGTGCTTCAACCTGAACCATCCGATCGAGCGGGCGAAGGCGCGGGAGCGGGAGGTGGACGCCAACGTGCGCGCCGCCGAGCGCGAGTTGGCGGCGGCGCTGGGAGTGCGGGTGGTGATCCGCGACAAGAACGGGAAAGGGAAGATCACGCTGCACTACGGGAGTCTGGAGGACTTCGACCGCATCCTGGAGGCGCTGGCCCCCAAGAAGCGGCGGGAGTAA